In a single window of the Falco rusticolus isolate bFalRus1 chromosome 13, bFalRus1.pri, whole genome shotgun sequence genome:
- the AGTR1 gene encoding type-1 angiotensin II receptor, with translation MIPNYSAEENIKRIHVDCPISGRHSYIYIMVPTVYSIIFIIGIFGNSLVVIVIYCYMKLKTVASIFLLNLALADLCFLITLPLWAAYTAMEYQWPFGNCLCKLASAGISFNLYASVFLLTCLSIDRYLAIVHPVKSRIRRTMFVARITCIAIWLLAGVASLPVIIHRNIFFAENLNMTVCGFRYDNNNTTLRVGLGLSKNLLGFLIPFLIILTSYTLIWKTLKKAYQIQKHKTRNDDIFKMIVAIVFFFFFSWIPHQVFTFLDVLIQLHVITDCKITDIVDTAMPFTICIAYFNNCLNPFFYVFFGKNFKKYFLQLIKYIPPNVSAHPSLTTKMSSLSYRPPDNIRLHTKKTAGPFDTE, from the coding sequence ATGATTCCAAATTactctgctgaagaaaacattaaaagaatcCATGTCGACTGTCCCATTTCAGGAAGGCACAGTTACATCTACATTATGGTTCCAACTGTTTACAGCATCATCTTTATCATAGGCATATTTGGGAACAGCCTGGTCGTTATTGTCATTTACTGctacatgaaattaaaaacagtagccagcatctttcttttaaacctgGCACTGGCCGActtgtgttttttaataactCTGCCACTCTGGGCAGCCTACACAGCCATGGAGTACCAGTGGCCTTTTGGCAACTGTTTATGTAAGTTAGCATCAGCAGGGATAAGTTTCAACCTGTATGCCAGCGTGTTCCTCCTCACATGCCTCAGTATTGACCGGTACCTAGCCATAGTACATCCAGTGAAGTCCCGAATTCGACGTACCATGTTTGTTGCCAGAATAACTTGCATTGCCATCTGGCTTCTTGCCGGTGTGGCCAGTTTGCCCGTCATCATTCACCGTAATATATTCTTTGCGGAGAACTTGAACATGACAGTCTGTGGTTTTCGGTATGACAACAATAACACAACGCTCCGGGTGGGGTTAGGTTTATCCAAAAATTTGCTGggctttttaattccttttctgaTCATATTAACAAGCTACACCTTAATTTGGAAGACCCTGAAGAAGGCATATCAAATTCAAAAACATAAGACCAGAAATGATGATATTTTTAAGATGATTGTAGcaatagtatttttcttcttcttttcctggaTTCCTCATCAAGTGTTCACTTTTCTGGATGTATTAATTCAATTACATGTAATAACAGACTGCAAAATCACTGATATTGTGGATACAGCTATGCCCTTCACCATCTGCATCGCTTACTTTAACAATTGTTTGAAtccttttttttatgttttttttggaaaaaactttaaaaaatactttcttcagcTAATAAAATACATTCCACCAAATGTCAGTGCACATCCAAGCCTAACAACAAAAATGAGCTCACTCTCATATAGGCCACCAGATAATATACGCTTGCACACTAAAAAGACTGCTGGGCCTTTCGACACAGAGTGA